From Pelotomaculum schinkii, one genomic window encodes:
- a CDS encoding BlaI/MecI/CopY family transcriptional regulator — protein sequence MAQNIGLSDGEWKLMNLLWEEAPRTIAQLVYALKDDTGWTKGTIFMMLSRMNDKGAVRFETGERSKLYYPVLKKEDATSYETGSFLSKVFGGSIGLMVASMAGQKELTKEDIDELYAILREAEKEAGK from the coding sequence ATGGCTCAAAATATCGGCCTGTCCGATGGCGAATGGAAACTGATGAATCTTTTATGGGAGGAAGCGCCGCGTACGATTGCGCAGCTTGTTTACGCTTTGAAGGATGATACCGGATGGACGAAGGGAACCATTTTTATGATGCTCTCCAGAATGAATGACAAGGGTGCGGTTCGCTTTGAAACTGGAGAGCGCTCCAAGCTCTATTATCCTGTATTGAAAAAGGAGGATGCAACCTCCTACGAAACCGGGAGCTTTCTTAGTAAGGTCTTCGGCGGCAGTATCGGGCTGATGGTGGCGTCCATGGCAGGGCAAAAGGAGCTGACCAAAGAGGACATTGACGAGTTGTACGCCATCTTGCGCGAGGCGGAAAAAGAGGCGGGCAAATGA
- a CDS encoding M56 family metallopeptidase, with protein sequence MIECIITSSVLIAVMIALRFLFRGKISCRLQYALWGLVLLRLLMPFPLLGSQLSVMNAIPDSMPISGQHISGTSGGIGDTADNSDNSVLAGNATGVHYAETMSANEILRLIWIVGAIVAGLWILGTNFVFYRRLHKARRAYDAADFKLPVYVSGHIASPCLFGIIHPGVYLTPKAAEDENNASYVLAHELCHYRHGDHIWSILRGVCLVAYWWNPLVWAAAILSRADSELACDESVIKQIGEEKRLAYGHTLVDMITVKKAPSGILYAATTMISGKRGIKERLNMIIKKPKTFIPAMVTVLLAVAVCVGGTFTGAKAASLSAEEALTQLAASAYHTKDEVSFRIPQGYEKPEKWNIHIAGRLESDGFSQSVHLLEDVNDSKTWKPGERYSLPLNDHYTELTLTAYLPGENGKTLEKTVNLLNTPSFSVSYSLTQLKNGKVQSSLSPLSGDKAKLAEDLIFDYMVKSAAWPGVDIKTLNECYLLRATYPDGTATDYYAYLHDGKSVMQQGTDGYYSRIDDGLYEKLADLAQGITAAAGSVEGSTNTTVNIDRSDLNACVSDAIITANTDQYHSGDFSAEAHTVLKTVESGNTTTVYAMALYMEFGYANGGFSETGGSHMPVAVTFEKNAAGKYDLKEYWMPKDGTYYAPSIKEKFPSDIYKNALDTQKYILAQTQACYAQAVKYSEVNTDAVLSKLVDTICSSPAEASNPGAYIEEHPIEYRALLYYGDYTLRYAYAEFLKGGQTDLRGQILLSAMRELLGEENIGKDIGPAQKWFDKWKDNALSLRDANSMEFMEKNYPKTAILLQMLDKNIY encoded by the coding sequence ATGATCGAGTGTATCATCACCTCGTCCGTGCTGATTGCGGTTATGATTGCTTTGCGTTTCCTGTTCCGTGGAAAAATCAGCTGCAGGCTGCAATATGCCTTGTGGGGGTTGGTTTTGCTCCGACTGCTGATGCCGTTTCCGCTGCTTGGAAGCCAGCTCAGCGTAATGAACGCAATACCGGACAGCATGCCAATTTCAGGACAGCATATCAGCGGAACGTCCGGCGGTATTGGAGACACTGCCGACAACTCTGACAATTCAGTTTTAGCGGGGAACGCAACCGGCGTCCATTACGCTGAAACGATGAGCGCAAATGAGATATTGCGCCTTATTTGGATAGTCGGTGCCATCGTGGCTGGGTTGTGGATTCTCGGCACAAATTTTGTATTTTACAGGCGGCTTCATAAAGCACGCAGAGCTTATGACGCCGCTGACTTCAAACTGCCGGTCTATGTCAGCGGACATATCGCTTCGCCCTGCCTGTTCGGTATCATTCATCCGGGGGTTTATCTGACGCCGAAAGCGGCGGAAGACGAAAACAATGCCAGCTATGTCCTCGCGCATGAGCTGTGCCATTACCGCCATGGCGACCATATCTGGTCAATTCTGAGGGGCGTATGCCTTGTGGCTTACTGGTGGAACCCGCTTGTCTGGGCCGCGGCAATCCTCTCTCGCGCTGACAGCGAGCTGGCCTGCGACGAGTCGGTGATCAAACAGATTGGTGAGGAAAAGCGCCTGGCTTACGGGCATACGCTTGTCGATATGATTACCGTCAAAAAAGCTCCTTCCGGTATCCTATATGCTGCAACCACGATGATTTCCGGAAAACGGGGCATCAAGGAGAGACTGAATATGATTATTAAGAAACCAAAAACTTTTATACCCGCTATGGTTACCGTTCTCCTGGCCGTCGCCGTATGCGTTGGCGGCACCTTTACCGGGGCGAAAGCTGCTTCCCTTTCCGCTGAGGAAGCGCTTACACAGCTTGCGGCAAGCGCCTACCATACAAAAGACGAAGTAAGCTTCCGAATCCCGCAAGGCTATGAAAAGCCTGAAAAATGGAATATTCATATAGCTGGCAGACTTGAATCGGACGGGTTTTCACAAAGCGTCCATCTGCTTGAAGATGTAAACGATTCTAAAACATGGAAACCGGGAGAGCGCTACAGCCTCCCCTTAAATGATCATTATACAGAGCTGACGCTTACAGCATATCTGCCCGGTGAAAACGGGAAAACGCTGGAAAAGACCGTTAATCTGCTGAACACACCTTCTTTTTCCGTGTCCTACTCATTGACCCAACTCAAAAACGGCAAGGTCCAATCGTCCCTTTCGCCGCTGTCGGGTGACAAAGCAAAGCTTGCTGAAGATTTAATCTTTGATTATATGGTAAAATCCGCCGCGTGGCCGGGTGTTGATATAAAAACGCTCAACGAATGTTATCTGCTGCGCGCAACCTATCCGGATGGCACGGCAACCGATTACTATGCCTATTTGCATGACGGAAAATCCGTCATGCAACAGGGTACTGACGGGTATTACAGCCGGATAGATGACGGGCTTTATGAAAAACTGGCTGATCTGGCGCAGGGCATTACGGCAGCGGCCGGCAGCGTGGAGGGATCAACCAACACCACTGTAAACATTGACCGCAGCGACCTTAACGCCTGCGTCTCCGACGCGATTATTACCGCCAATACCGATCAATACCACAGCGGCGATTTTTCAGCCGAAGCCCATACGGTTCTCAAAACCGTGGAAAGCGGTAACACAACCACGGTCTACGCAATGGCGCTCTATATGGAGTTCGGCTACGCGAACGGCGGTTTTTCAGAAACTGGCGGAAGCCACATGCCGGTAGCGGTCACCTTTGAGAAAAATGCCGCCGGAAAATACGATCTGAAAGAATACTGGATGCCGAAGGACGGAACCTATTACGCTCCCTCCATTAAAGAGAAATTCCCCTCCGATATTTATAAGAACGCGCTTGACACACAGAAATACATCCTGGCTCAGACACAGGCCTGCTACGCACAGGCGGTTAAATATAGCGAGGTGAACACGGATGCCGTCCTCTCAAAGCTCGTTGATACCATCTGTTCATCTCCCGCCGAGGCGTCAAATCCGGGAGCCTATATCGAAGAGCACCCGATCGAGTACAGAGCGCTTCTGTACTACGGCGATTACACGCTAAGATACGCGTATGCCGAGTTTCTAAAGGGCGGGCAGACAGACCTTCGGGGTCAAATTCTGCTGTCCGCCATGCGTGAGCTGCTCGGCGAGGAGAATATTGGAAAGGATATCGGCCCGGCGCAGAAATGGTTTGACAAATGGAAAGATAACGCATTGAGTCTGCGCGATGCAAACTCAATGGAGTTTATGGAAAAGAATTATCCCAAAACCGCCATTTTACTGCAAATGTTGGATAAGAATATTTATTGA